The Rubrobacter tropicus nucleotide sequence AGGACGAAGTCCTTCAGGCCGTCAAGGGGTAGAGAGCTATCAGCCTTCAGCAAAAATTCGAAAAGCTGAAGGCAGAGGCCGGAGGCCGCAGCGGACTGACCGCTGACAGCTATCTGGGCGAGGAGGCGGTTTGAGCATCCGGGAGCAGGAGCGGCGGCAGAAACAGGCCGAGAAGAGGATCAACCAGCAGATGTACCGGGCGGACAGGGAGGTCCGCGGGGCCATGGACGAGCGGAGCAGGCAGGCGGACCTCCGGGCCAAGGAGGTGGTACGCAGGATCGAGAAGGGCGACGCCGACCCCCGTCCGCTGCCGGGCCTGAGGGAGGACTCGCTGGAGTCCATGAAGTCCATGGAATCCATGGAATCGTCCGAGTCCATGAAGTCCATGGAGTCCGCCGACCCGGTGATGGAGGTGAGCGTAGACGCCGAAGCCCACGATATAGGCAAGGGCATGCCCCTCGAAGAGCACGTGCCGTTCAACGCGGCCGAGATGGAAGAGGACCTGGCCCAGCGCATCACCGAGGACACCGGCGGCCACGGCGACCCGCACGCCCACAACGAGCAGAAGGCCGAGGAACTGGCCGAGCAGATGACCGAAGACACGGGCGCCGGCGGAGACATGAACGAACACGCCGAGCGCAAAGTCGGGCAGCACGCGGAGGAGATGTTCGAGTGATGAGCTTTCAGCTTTAAGCCTTCAGCTTTCAGCAAGGCTAAGGAGCTGGTCACCGTAGGCTTTCGGTCGTGTACCGTTTCGGGCGGAGCGGTACACGCTCTTTGTGTATCGGGTAGCTTGGTTCCCTTTCGTTCCACTGGCGAATGTAATCTCCGCCGCCGTGTTGCTCGTCATGATGGTCCTCATCTTCCGCCGCCAGGCCCGCGGCGTTTTGCCTGATCCCCCAAAGCCGACGGCTGAAAGCTGAAAGCTTATGGCTCTGCAGGGTGGAACGGCCCATCCCCCTGGTGCAAAATAACCCTGGCCGCCGCGGGCGGCCCGCGTGGGGACGCGGACGGAGCCGAGAGCACAAAAGGGGAGGTAGCGGTTGAGACAGAGGACGCGCCGCGCGCATGGGACCGTGACGCTGATCCTCCTATCCCTGGCCTTGCTGGTCTTACCCACCCCAGACGGGGCGACCGCCCAGGACAAGAACCCCCCGGGAGCCCCGAAGATCGACGCCGAATCCTGGGCCGTGGTCGACACCGAGACCGGCCTATACCTCGCCGGTAAGGACCCGGACAAACGGCTCCCGATAGCCTCGACCACCAAGGTAATGGTTGCCCTCGTCGCGCTCGAAGAGGGGGCGAAGCTCGACAGGGAGGTGACCGTCTCTGAAGACGCCGCCTCCTACGCGGGGGGCGTCTACAGCGCCGCCGGCCTCTTCCCCTACGACTCCGTGAGCGTCAGGGAGCTTCTGGAGGCGACACTCGTCCCGTCGGGCACGGACGCGGTCTACGCGCTCGCCGAAGAGTTGGGCGGCGGCAGCGTCGAAGAGTTCGTCGGTAGGATGAACGAGAAGGCAAAAGAGATGGGGCTGAAGAACACCCACTTCGAGAACCCCGCCGGCCTCGACGACCGGGGGCACTACTCGAGCGCCAAAGACCTGGCAAAGATCACGCGCGAGGCGCTGGAGTACCCGGAGTTCCGCGAGATAGTGGGCAAGGCGGGCGTAACCATCACCACCCAGGACAGGGAGATACCGCTCG carries:
- a CDS encoding D-alanyl-D-alanine carboxypeptidase family protein produces the protein MRQRTRRAHGTVTLILLSLALLVLPTPDGATAQDKNPPGAPKIDAESWAVVDTETGLYLAGKDPDKRLPIASTTKVMVALVALEEGAKLDREVTVSEDAASYAGGVYSAAGLFPYDSVSVRELLEATLVPSGTDAVYALAEELGGGSVEEFVGRMNEKAKEMGLKNTHFENPAGLDDRGHYSSAKDLAKITREALEYPEFREIVGKAGVTITTQDREIPLDTTNLLVAPNSGYDYDAAMGVKTGTSPAAGPSLISAAETDDESYVAVVLGAADDLYRFEASRTALEYGFGDFGEKTFVKKDDPFERLDLPYRREESVRLVAAKGVSGLGGPGLKVERRVEARKEAPPSAEAGDRLGTVEVFVDGRSAGTAPLVAAKGYEEAGLWQKTRYWTSGALRGISGWISETAAG